Proteins encoded in a region of the Vicia villosa cultivar HV-30 ecotype Madison, WI linkage group LG5, Vvil1.0, whole genome shotgun sequence genome:
- the LOC131603950 gene encoding protection of telomeres protein 1a-like, giving the protein MAVRNDYKLLRLHDAHSCINKKVNIVAVVLEFGLPKTTKGTDWCCTLRLIDETHHQTGMTVNIFTENAESLPLVAAYGDIIQLSNVTLRAHIKEVNAVFYKNCSSFALYRGNGDDDDFVPYQVYSSVFVRDDDKMRINMLRRWLVNFQIPSDSNEFPKLREIKEGVFNLAGKVLHCRESLEDNWSVYVWDGSDTPPNVLTSMLEDEINHPLPLQSESLPLPRDVLCTLPTVGSILRIAFELPVQKNHLNVFRSGKWVKFIDIRLKVYGGLWYGVFTSHSKLRHMHDKDRLIIEHQRLYDDRILLKSGNMPIGSMPQSIDSLPESLCITKVNHDRARHLTLMDVLTHPEVTAKFKSVVRVVAAAPYQAEKFCSPAGKYMMRLTLEDPTARIHAYVVDEDGETLFDGYPGTANVKRKLNRLLGVTECNDSFVVNDWPRNPPWVSVCIKSYYVSKTDVWGSRNFRIFDTKIVDGP; this is encoded by the exons ATGGCAGTAAGGAATGATTACAAGTTACTCCGTTTACATGATGCTCATTCTTGTATCAATAAGAAAGTTAACATTGTAGCCGTTGTTCTTGAGTTTGGTCTCCCCAAAACAACTAAAGGCACCG ATTGGTGTTGTACTCTAAGATTGATTGATGAAACACATCACCAAACCGGTATGACTGTTAATATTTTTACTGAAAATGCTGAAAGCCTTCCCCTTGTTGCTGCTTATGGAGACATAATTCAGCTTTCTAATGTTACG TTAAGGGCGCATATTAAGGAAGTAAATGCTGTTTTCTACAAAAACTGTTCCTCTTTTGCCTTATACAGagggaatggtgatgatgatgattttgtgccTTATCAAGTTTACTCAAGTGTTTTCGTCAGAGATGACGACAAAATGCGCATAAACATGCTTCGAAGATGGTTGGTCAATTTTCAGATTCCCTCAG attcaaatgagtttccaaAGCTAAGAGAAATCAAAGAAGGTGTCTTTAATTTGGCCGGCAAG GTACTTCATTGCCGGGAGTCTTTAGAAGATAATTGGTCTGTCTATGTTTGGGATGGATCAGATACGCCGCCAAATGTCTTAACTTCAAT GCTGGAAGATGAAATCAATCATCCACTTCCATTACAATCAGAATCTCTGCCTTTGCCAAGAGATGTACTATGTACTCTGCCTACTGTTGGCTCCATATTAAGGATTGCTTTTGAACTACCCGTTCAGAAAAATCATCTCAATGTTTTTAGAAGTGGTAAATGGGTCAAGTTTATTGACATACGTCTCAAAGTGTATGGAGGACTGTGGTATGGTGTTTTTACTTCACACTCAAAGCTTCGACATATGCATGATAAAGATCGTCTCATTATAGAACACCAAAG GTTGTATGATGACCGCATATTGTTGAAATCAGGAAACATGCCTATTGGCAGCATGCCTCAGTCCATTGACAGCTTACCCGAGTCTTTATGTATTACAA AGGTTAATCACGATCGTGCGCGGCATCTTACTTTAATGGATGTACTAACTCATCCAGAG GTGACGGCTAAGTTTAAGTCTGTTGTTCGAGTGGTAGCAGCAGCACCATACCAAGCTGAAAAGTTTTGCTCTCCTGCTGGGAAGTATATGATGAGACTGACCCTAGAGGATCCAACAGCTAGAATCCATGCTTATGTAGTTGATGAAGATGGG GAGACTCTTTTTGATGGTTATCCCGGCACTGCAAATGTAAAGAGGAAGTTGAACAGATTGCTTGGAGTAACTGAATGTAATGACAGTTTTGTGGTAAATGATTGGCCAAGAAATCCACCATGGGTGAGTGTTTGTATTAAATCATACTATGTCTCCAAAACTGACGTATGGGGAAGTAGAAACTTTAGAATATTTGACACCAAAATAGTGGATGGCCCTTAA